A region from the Kineothrix sp. IPX-CK genome encodes:
- a CDS encoding energy-coupling factor ABC transporter ATP-binding protein, whose translation MEEIIKVSDLTFAYDDGTVALEDINITIHKGDFVALIGQNGCGKTTLSKCLNGILKITKGEIVVGGLHVEQRPKIKDLVKNIGYVFQNPDHQLFNSKVYDEIAYAPRNIGLDEKEVDKRVKEAAATAGVKEALFEEQPVLLMKGLRQRVAIASILSLKPQVIIVDEPTTGQDYKQSLEIMEFLKELNEKHGHTILIITHEMHIVAQYAKRIMVMKKGEIFMDGTPGEVFSQPERLMEGYVKPPMVTRMAQLIDSTGASDGVINIEELKKIMEEGKIV comes from the coding sequence ATGGAAGAAATTATTAAAGTATCAGATCTGACATTTGCCTATGATGATGGAACGGTAGCGCTGGAGGATATTAATATAACTATACATAAGGGAGATTTTGTGGCATTAATCGGTCAAAATGGCTGCGGTAAAACAACCTTATCCAAGTGTCTGAATGGTATCTTGAAAATAACCAAAGGAGAAATCGTGGTAGGCGGGCTTCATGTGGAGCAAAGGCCCAAGATAAAAGACCTGGTAAAAAATATCGGGTATGTATTTCAAAACCCGGACCATCAGCTTTTTAACTCTAAAGTTTACGATGAAATTGCTTATGCACCCAGAAACATCGGTTTGGATGAAAAGGAAGTGGATAAGAGGGTAAAGGAGGCGGCAGCAACAGCCGGAGTAAAAGAAGCTCTTTTTGAGGAACAGCCCGTGCTTTTGATGAAGGGCCTGCGTCAGAGAGTAGCGATTGCTTCCATCCTTTCGTTAAAGCCGCAGGTCATTATTGTGGATGAACCAACCACAGGACAGGATTATAAGCAATCCTTGGAAATCATGGAGTTCTTAAAAGAGTTAAATGAGAAGCATGGACACACTATTTTGATTATTACCCATGAAATGCATATTGTGGCTCAGTATGCGAAAAGAATCATGGTAATGAAAAAAGGGGAGATTTTTATGGACGGGACACCAGGCGAAGTCTTTTCGCAGCCGGAGAGATTGATGGAGGGGTATGTAAAACCGCCTATGGTGACGAGAATGGCACAATTAATTGACAGTACGGGAGCAAGTGACGGCGTAATCAATATAGAAGAATTGAAAAAGATTATGGAAGAAGGCAAAATTGTTTAA
- a CDS encoding ABC transporter ATP-binding protein, translated as MNAIEITDLCWKYDGAEEYIFDHLNLTIKENIFLGIVGSNEAGKTTLVSCIKGIIPNSTTGIYKGNVLLYGESVKDCDSRVISESAGMVFSDPDAQFTTMSVEEEIAFGLENIGVAVKEIEERILWVSKLCHLDDLLEKPPFDLSGGQKQRVAIAAVLATKPKMIILDEPTSMLDPKSKDEVFDILQEIKNKLNITVVVIEHNIEKIAELSDEVILMKEGKIIRHMETKDFFKDVELLKENSLKVPESIEMLYYLYDKLGIDKTGPVKLEEIAVEIKELLSGRKAVN; from the coding sequence ATGAATGCAATTGAAATTACTGATTTATGCTGGAAATATGACGGCGCGGAGGAATACATATTTGACCACCTGAATCTGACCATAAAAGAAAATATATTTTTAGGAATTGTAGGTTCCAATGAAGCAGGAAAGACAACACTGGTATCCTGCATAAAAGGGATTATTCCAAACAGTACCACTGGTATTTATAAGGGAAATGTGCTTTTGTACGGGGAATCGGTAAAGGACTGTGATTCCCGTGTGATTTCAGAAAGTGCGGGTATGGTTTTTTCGGACCCGGATGCACAGTTTACCACCATGAGCGTGGAAGAAGAAATAGCCTTTGGCCTTGAGAATATCGGGGTGGCGGTAAAGGAAATCGAAGAAAGAATTTTATGGGTCAGCAAGCTTTGTCATTTGGATGACTTGCTGGAAAAGCCTCCTTTTGACTTGTCGGGAGGACAGAAGCAGCGTGTGGCTATAGCTGCTGTATTGGCAACGAAACCAAAGATGATTATCTTAGACGAGCCTACCTCTATGTTAGATCCGAAATCAAAGGACGAAGTATTTGATATTTTGCAGGAAATTAAAAATAAGTTAAATATTACGGTAGTAGTAATAGAACATAATATAGAAAAAATTGCAGAGCTTTCGGATGAGGTCATTCTGATGAAAGAAGGAAAAATAATCCGGCATATGGAAACAAAGGATTTCTTTAAGGACGTGGAATTATTGAAGGAAAATAGCCTAAAGGTACCGGAATCCATTGAAATGCTATATTATCTCTACGATAAATTGGGAATCGATAAAACAGGACCGGTAAAGCTGGAAGAGATTGCGGTGGAAATCAAAGAGCTGCTGTCAGGAAGAAAGGCGGTTAATTAA
- a CDS encoding energy-coupling factor transporter transmembrane component T — protein sequence MKHENMRKTVLGYVPIQSPIYLLHPVTRIILYLVMSFVPLLIQMPEVNLILLIGTLCLFKFSRIDMRQLKIYVPMMILVACFITFSYIVFPTKMSGEIPIVFFGFKLYLFSIMWAVMVYVRIITLLLASIFFFSTNRERDILVGLRCLRVPFAVSYFLGLTLRSAGMFLEDYGIVKEAERARGLDMENEKFLTKVSHFPMYMIPLFTLAIRRSEDISTGLYAKGTEIKGTYKGMKRPDYLRTKFKKSALDSVVSFAAICFFAGAVILKISINAFELKNSILNIWFGNIL from the coding sequence ATGAAACATGAAAATATGAGAAAAACAGTATTAGGTTATGTGCCTATTCAATCCCCTATCTATTTGTTGCATCCGGTAACCAGGATTATTTTATATCTGGTTATGAGTTTTGTACCGCTTTTAATTCAGATGCCGGAGGTTAACCTGATTCTTTTAATTGGAACACTTTGTTTATTTAAGTTTTCCCGCATTGATATGCGTCAGTTAAAGATTTACGTTCCTATGATGATTTTGGTAGCTTGTTTTATTACTTTTTCTTATATAGTATTTCCTACCAAAATGAGCGGTGAAATTCCTATTGTTTTCTTTGGATTCAAGCTGTACCTTTTTTCCATTATGTGGGCAGTTATGGTATACGTTCGTATTATCACCTTATTGCTCGCTTCAATTTTCTTCTTTTCAACAAATAGGGAAAGAGATATTTTAGTAGGGCTTCGATGCCTTCGTGTTCCGTTTGCGGTGTCTTACTTTTTGGGACTGACCCTGCGGTCTGCGGGTATGTTCTTAGAGGATTATGGAATTGTAAAGGAAGCGGAAAGAGCCAGAGGACTTGATATGGAAAATGAAAAATTTCTTACCAAGGTAAGCCATTTCCCGATGTATATGATCCCGCTTTTTACACTGGCTATCCGTCGTTCGGAAGATATCAGTACCGGACTCTATGCCAAAGGAACGGAAATCAAGGGAACTTATAAAGGGATGAAAAGGCCGGATTACTTACGGACCAAATTTAAAAAATCTGCGTTAGACAGTGTGGTATCCTTTGCTGCAATATGTTTTTTTGCCGGAGCAGTCATTTTGAAGATATCCATTAATGCCTTTGAGCTTAAAAACTCAATTCTGAATATATGGTTTGGCAATATTTTATAA
- a CDS encoding aspartate/glutamate racemase family protein — MKKILLINPNSSIKMTEDIKATVSELRTDADIEVIRMPRSPNVLESFTDYTLAGAELIKYFQENDLTAYNGILLACFGDPCLFALKELSPVPVVGIAEAAFSRALLLGYRFSVLAASKKAQPMMESLIDGYGLQSRNAGTLTLGMPIEEFLSDQTALEGKLLALIEKAKEKQAEVVIYGCAGMTTVSKNTIMEKTGISVIDPVISGVSTLLSLLEDGDGISNSGLYF, encoded by the coding sequence ATGAAAAAGATTTTACTGATTAACCCCAATAGCTCTATAAAAATGACAGAAGATATAAAGGCTACCGTATCAGAATTAAGGACCGATGCGGATATCGAAGTAATCAGAATGCCCCGTTCCCCTAATGTTTTGGAAAGCTTTACCGATTATACACTGGCAGGAGCAGAACTTATAAAATACTTTCAAGAAAATGACCTCACAGCTTACAACGGCATTCTGCTTGCCTGTTTTGGAGACCCTTGTCTGTTTGCATTAAAGGAACTGTCACCGGTTCCTGTAGTCGGAATAGCAGAGGCTGCATTTTCAAGAGCATTGTTGTTAGGATACCGCTTTAGTGTGCTGGCAGCCAGTAAAAAGGCGCAGCCTATGATGGAATCGCTTATAGACGGCTATGGTCTGCAGTCAAGAAATGCAGGAACCTTAACACTGGGAATGCCCATAGAAGAATTCTTATCCGATCAAACAGCTCTGGAAGGAAAGCTTTTGGCTTTAATCGAAAAAGCCAAAGAAAAACAGGCGGAAGTCGTCATATACGGGTGTGCCGGTATGACAACGGTCTCCAAAAATACAATTATGGAGAAAACAGGCATATCTGTGATAGATCCGGTTATCTCGGGTGTATCTACACTGCTTTCCCTGCTTGAAGACGGGGACGGCATATCAAATTCAGGACTTTATTTCTAA
- the hydA gene encoding dihydropyrimidinase, which yields MHDYIIKNGTVVTETGVCRTDIAVKGEKIAALGESEFLGEAREVIDASGKIVVPGLIDPHVHIAAPFMGCIGPLDFYSASKAAALGGVTSIIDFTNTQPGDSVLQKIEHRKEEMANAAIDYGIHAKIVEATDAIIGEIKGMVEAGCPTLKLFTTYRKAGVMIPDEDIVRVMLEAKKWGARPGVHAEDNTLSEYNDDLFAAQGKTDWNYHYLSKPPIVEGLATAKIIDYAKFAGCELYIFHVTCTESIDAIKRAQKEGYPIIGETCIHYLELTKEALDDADTGFRYICSPPLRDKKDNAALWDALSEGTLSLVSSDNCLYDDKEKTSFLEKDARGNVIRDYKKIANGVSGMEERLPLLMTDGVGAGKISLEQLVEISSTNPAKIFGMYPKKGVIQPGSDADIVLIDPDAKMTLSAKTLHYGIDSSVYEGKEVKGMPVMTMRRGEVIAKDGEFFGKPGTGQFLHRTLG from the coding sequence ATGCATGATTATATCATTAAAAACGGAACAGTAGTAACAGAAACGGGAGTCTGCCGGACGGATATTGCTGTGAAAGGTGAAAAAATAGCAGCATTAGGAGAATCTGAATTTTTAGGAGAAGCCAGAGAAGTAATCGATGCTTCCGGTAAAATCGTAGTACCGGGTCTGATCGATCCCCATGTTCACATTGCAGCACCGTTTATGGGTTGTATCGGACCGCTTGATTTTTATAGTGCCAGCAAAGCGGCAGCCTTAGGCGGAGTTACTTCTATTATTGATTTTACCAATACTCAGCCCGGTGATTCTGTCCTTCAAAAAATCGAGCATAGGAAAGAAGAGATGGCAAACGCGGCTATTGACTATGGTATTCATGCAAAAATTGTAGAGGCAACGGATGCCATAATCGGAGAAATCAAAGGCATGGTAGAAGCAGGCTGCCCTACGCTTAAATTATTTACTACATACCGAAAAGCCGGAGTCATGATACCTGATGAGGATATTGTCCGTGTCATGCTGGAAGCGAAAAAATGGGGAGCAAGACCGGGAGTCCACGCTGAGGATAATACGCTTAGTGAATATAATGATGATTTGTTTGCGGCTCAGGGAAAAACAGACTGGAACTATCATTACTTGTCCAAGCCGCCCATTGTAGAAGGGCTTGCAACGGCTAAAATTATTGACTATGCAAAGTTTGCAGGGTGTGAATTATATATATTCCACGTAACCTGTACAGAGTCGATTGATGCGATTAAACGGGCACAGAAGGAAGGCTATCCGATTATTGGAGAGACCTGTATTCACTATTTAGAGCTTACAAAGGAAGCTTTAGATGATGCAGATACCGGATTTCGTTATATCTGCAGTCCGCCGCTGCGTGACAAAAAAGATAATGCTGCTTTATGGGATGCACTTTCAGAAGGAACCCTGAGTCTGGTAAGCTCTGACAATTGTTTATATGATGATAAGGAGAAAACAAGCTTTTTAGAAAAAGATGCCCGGGGGAATGTTATCCGTGATTACAAAAAGATTGCTAATGGTGTCAGTGGCATGGAAGAACGGCTGCCGCTCTTGATGACAGATGGTGTGGGCGCGGGGAAGATAAGCTTAGAGCAGTTAGTGGAAATATCCAGTACCAATCCGGCCAAAATATTTGGAATGTATCCGAAAAAGGGTGTTATTCAGCCGGGCAGTGATGCAGATATTGTACTGATCGATCCTGATGCGAAGATGACATTATCTGCAAAAACCTTGCACTACGGAATCGATTCTTCCGTATATGAAGGAAAAGAGGTTAAAGGCATGCCGGTTATGACCATGCGTAGAGGTGAAGTAATTGCAAAAGACGGAGAATTTTTTGGAAAACCAGGTACGGGACAATTTCTGCACCGTACATTAGGGTGA
- a CDS encoding diguanylate cyclase domain-containing protein, translating to MEWIKEGLRLLVSRSGKKQKEFEKYNSMLVLNRIRLISLANIFLSIFWVYMDWTIINNGADRIYGITLITMHAFSEVASVVFLIFYKRVLGKRKNTNYRIIYISSKIYVFLYILFGAASSINSQRYTGNIYSYLILALIAAIAFTLKPSFMLFAFGANHIIFLAGIGILCNDTSLLLSKVVNSTVLAGAAFLLGFIFYRHRMTEFFYKNKLMENEENFKKLFYVNPYPVFITRREDGTIIEANKRACSLMGIKAESQDSFNGIDCYIMGDSRWTLQERLKEKNSIFNQIVEYNFNGRRKWVTANYEIIDYHGEKCILTGIMDITEIRKAEEELSHYASIDSLTGIMNRRMGFKKLEELLEESKKEFLEFVICFLDINNLKLVNDTYGHSEGDRYIQALCGMIKSRLEEEDIFFRIGGDEFIIVFKKKNKKQAENIWEEIIKQFNERNLQEEFPYNITASHGFYYFCTGMDIDLDQMIEKADKQMYEEKQWFKKMEIS from the coding sequence ATGGAATGGATAAAGGAAGGATTAAGGCTCTTAGTAAGTCGCTCCGGCAAAAAACAAAAGGAGTTCGAGAAATACAACAGCATGCTTGTTCTAAACAGAATCCGGCTGATCTCTTTGGCTAATATTTTCCTGTCAATCTTTTGGGTATATATGGATTGGACAATTATAAATAATGGTGCCGATAGGATATATGGTATAACCCTTATTACGATGCACGCGTTTAGTGAAGTCGCCTCGGTTGTGTTCTTGATTTTCTACAAGCGGGTGCTTGGTAAGAGAAAGAACACGAATTATCGAATCATATATATTTCTTCAAAGATATATGTATTTTTGTATATTCTTTTTGGTGCTGCTTCTTCTATCAATAGTCAAAGATATACCGGTAATATTTATTCCTATCTTATTCTGGCATTAATTGCAGCGATTGCCTTTACCCTGAAACCGTCTTTTATGCTTTTTGCATTTGGTGCGAATCATATTATTTTCCTTGCAGGCATCGGGATCCTCTGCAATGACACGAGTCTGCTGCTATCAAAGGTGGTTAATTCTACAGTTCTGGCAGGCGCTGCATTTCTGCTTGGATTTATCTTTTACCGTCACAGGATGACGGAATTTTTTTATAAAAATAAATTAATGGAAAACGAAGAGAATTTTAAAAAGCTTTTTTATGTAAATCCTTATCCGGTATTTATTACAAGGCGGGAAGACGGAACGATTATAGAAGCAAATAAAAGGGCATGCAGCCTGATGGGGATCAAAGCAGAGAGCCAGGATAGTTTTAACGGTATCGACTGTTATATTATGGGTGACAGCAGATGGACTCTTCAGGAAAGATTGAAAGAAAAGAACAGTATTTTTAACCAGATTGTAGAGTATAATTTTAATGGCAGGCGCAAGTGGGTTACCGCGAATTACGAAATAATTGATTATCACGGTGAAAAGTGCATTCTGACAGGTATCATGGATATAACGGAAATCAGAAAAGCGGAGGAAGAACTGTCCCATTATGCTTCTATCGACTCCCTGACCGGAATTATGAACAGAAGAATGGGCTTTAAAAAACTGGAAGAGCTGTTGGAGGAGTCCAAAAAAGAATTTCTGGAATTTGTGATTTGCTTTCTGGATATCAATAATTTAAAGCTCGTAAATGATACCTATGGTCACAGCGAAGGCGACCGCTATATTCAAGCTTTATGCGGTATGATTAAAAGCAGACTGGAGGAAGAAGATATCTTTTTCCGCATAGGCGGTGATGAGTTTATAATAGTATTTAAGAAGAAAAATAAAAAGCAGGCAGAAAATATCTGGGAAGAGATCATAAAACAGTTTAACGAAAGAAATCTTCAAGAAGAGTTCCCTTATAATATTACGGCAAGCCATGGATTTTATTATTTCTGCACCGGTATGGATATAGATTTGGATCAGATGATTGAAAAAGCAGATAAACAAATGTATGAAGAAAAACAATGGTTCAAGAAAATGGAAATTTCTTAA